ctctctttcAAACCATCATACGCCTTCTCAGCCTGggcaaaaggagaaaaaaagagaagctgggggggggggggggggggggggggaggaagtcTGTTGTAATCGGTAAACAGCAAACATTCCATGCCTCCCTTGTCTCTAAGAGCAGTGCTAGTGTTCGTTTGTCGCCCGTGCCGTTCGTGAATATTAGTGACCGTCACCGGGAACGTGCACGACTCCCCGTACCCACAGATTGTCCTGCGAGGCAAGTGTGAAAAGCTGTGGCATTGTGCTGAAGATGGAGCTCTTCCTGGAGAACCACAGTTgcttacacatttttttttttttggctttcctCTAATTAAGCCTTGAAAGAGCAGAGCACATGGCCATTCGGGGCTGATTACGCCTAATGACTCTTACCCCTGTTTCCGTGCTGCGCGCTTTGTTCTTTGTCACCATGGTTTTTATGGCTGTGCAAAACAACCAGCAGCCCACCACAAAGTTGAAAGCATTTGCACAAGGCCCTCTTTAATGTCCTGTTGCGGTAATTGTCATATCAAAATCTTAACAGCAGGAACTGGTGCTGTTCCCATTGTACAACCAATGGCTAGTTCATAGATCTGTCCTGCTTAAGAGcagacagaaatacagtgtCGGTTCTAGGAGAGTTGGAAATTCGGTCTTACACACTCTCCTTCAAGTTATTGGTTTCCTCCAGTTTACACacgttcacccccccccccccccccaatcctcaTTCAGAAATGTGTCCGAGTATAAGGTTGAGTGGGACAGAAAATGGCATGCATAACgccctgctcctctgtctcccagacGTACTCCGGACTCTTTTGCGTGGTGATCAACCCCTACAAGAACCTGCCCATCTACTCCGAGGAGATCGTGGATATGTACAAGGGCAAGAAGAGGCACGAGATGCCCCCACACATCTACGCCATCACGGACACGGCCTACCGCAGCATGAtgcagggtgaggggggggggggggggggattgcatGCCCCAGTGCCGGGGCAGGCTTGCACCTGTGTCGGCTCACTGAAGTGTAGTTAATATGATTATCCATCATACCTTCATAAGCAATGGTGTTGCCGAAGCTtatacattacgttacattataaccatttagctgacgctcttatccagagcgacttccagcacaatagagctTAAGTGTATCCACTCAAGTTAAaggagtaacagtgtcagaccagtgagtataAGCATAGtgctattcaagccctaccacaagttaacttgtgaaaTTCGACTAGGCAACAGAAACAAGTATATTACCTACTACTGTAGCACTATGTATAATTATAAGTAAGTACACAGTAtaagtatattttttttcttactaaACAAATATCAATGTAGTGAGGGGACATCTTTATACAGACAGCCACACTTACACAGTAAATATAGTCCTGTTCATTGTTTTATCTTGATGCAAAGCACACTGTCcctgcctccctgtcccctctctgaCATCATTGCCTTGTTATGGAGGGGCCAGGGATGGTACAGTAAATTAGCTTGTTACTGTACACATTTCCAGCCACAGGAAGCCGGATATTGACTTCCTGTCTGCGGCAAGAATGCTTCCTGTTTAACAGATGAAGCTCAGGAGTGTATTTTAGAATTTAACAATCACATTTTGCATTCCAAATGAACACTACATTGTGCAAATATAGACTTCAGGTTCAAAACGCATGTCAAATTTCTGTAGGTCTCTTCGCTACTACACCATATTGCGGTGTAACCCTAATATATACAAGCCATAGAAATATTTACTCAGCATTTACACTGTATGGCCAATGGTATGCAAACAACATGCCTGCCATTTACAATTTACTTAGTCaatgaagaaaacacacaggcatgccaTGCTCTGTGTCCACATAGTCAACcacagtgatgtaatgtttaatcttcccctttctcttctctcttagATCGTGAGGATCAGTCCATTCTTTGCACGTGAGTCTTGGGCTTAAGACAGACCAACTGTCAGATTGACTAACAGCATTTCACCGTCTGAAAGGAATTTGTTCACTTTAGTCCGGCATGGCAGTATTTGTgtggttgtctttttttttttcccccccagtcTTGGCCGTTGTGTCTTTTCGCTTCATGTCCTTGTCCCTCATTTTTAGAGGGGAGTCAGGAGCTGGGAAGACTGAGAACACCAAGAAGGTGATTCAGTATCTGGCACACGTGGCTTCCTCCCACAAGACCAAGAAGGACCCGGTCAGTTCCGCCACCACGTCTTCCACactttcccccttctctctcctctcctctttccctgctttttttcccccccttacTTTCTCATCTGTACATATTTCTTTCTCTGAAACCTGTGACTCTTCCACCGCTCCATCTGCCTGCTCCCTCCCTTCGGGTTGGAGTCGGCTCTTCCTGGATCCTGttttctcctcttcatcctgAAGCGAGGGCTGTTTGCCATATTCTGCACATTCCTGTTTCAGGCCCGGACCTGTCTACCGCAGCCTCCTCTCTAATGACCGACCGCAACTTCCACAGAATGAGAGCGTGTAGCAAGGGTGTCTGTGGGAGCGTTTTGCAATGCAGCTGGTGTGCTGCACTTAATCCCTGTCAATACGATTAGCACTGCTGCGCAGGGCAGTGTCGCCCTTTGGCAGGTGCTTTTAATCAATGGGCGAAATGGACTGCTGCATCAGCTCAGTGAAGTCAATATTGATATGATGCAGGACGTTCAGTTCGGGCCGGTCTGTTCAGAGAACAGCTGGTTTCATCGGGCCTTTCACAATGACACTGTGTTGAggttgtttctctctttctccacccccAGAACAGCGCAGTCCTGTCACATGTGAGTTATGCCTCCATGACCCTCATCTCTGTCGCTCCCTcaccctttctctgtcttctctcccccccccttctgctgGGAGGGTGCTCTATGTGGCGGGTTTGAAGCAAGAAAAATGTTGGTAACGTGAACGGGCTTGGGCTCGGTTATTGTTCCAAAGAGGAACGCTGTGAAAACTCGCATAGACAAGAATAATAATAGTATTTCAACAAATAAGTATCTCCTCCTGATGTCCATGAGTTCATGGATTTGAGTTTTGGTTATTTATTCTGCTTCATATTTTGAGAGGAGTGtatcacaccctctctctctttcttgtctATGTGAATTTTGCACTGTCTTCAGCCTTTTTTTGTATGCCAGCTTGTTTGTGCAGTGTTGATCTGCATATTTTTGGGTCAGTTTCTGGTGTGTGTAACTGCTCaagtgtgcttgtgtggggCTTGCGTGTTTGTGCGAGTCAGCTCTGTCTGGATATGTCTGTCTAAATGCAGCTAAAGTTAATTTTaccctttctccttttctttttctgactggaagtctttgtgtttttagtcttgtctttccctctgtgtaCATCCTTATTTTTGTACCATTTAGTTTCTCACCAATGCCTAGCtttaactgtatgtgtgtgtctgtcttctgTGTGAATCCGTGGAGTgaatatggtgtgtgtgtgtgtgtgtgtgtgagagaggaaggtgGAGTTTGCTTGTTTCATTTACTGTGGAATCAGGCAAGTTGATGGCATGTGGGCCAGAGTGGTTGGGCAGGTATTTGCAGTATTGCTTTGCATGGGGTTTGGGGTCACTGTCATCTGGGTGAAAGGTGAAAGGGCActctgcagcagcactgactcttTGTGGTCAACTTCTGGGTACTGTGTGTGGGCACAGGGTGTATGCACACAAGTTATGTTAAACCCCAACAGTGCTGTGAGCCTGTGGGATTAACAGGTAGgcctctgtacacacacattgttgATACACACATTATTGGATTTCACAGTACACTCACAAACAAGCAGTAAGTAATGTCAAGTGGGTTTGAGTGTTCATGGTCAGTTTATCAATGGGTATGCACCATTTAGATTATATAGTCATAGGAGTATGTCTTGTGAGCAGCATTTCCTTATTGAGTGATGGGTCTTCATGTCAGGACAATGGTACTTTGCCATGTTCAAAGAGTTTCCATGCGGAATTTCGTCCCATCTATGTCTGCCTCATGTATATCGAACTGAGAATATTAACTGCATTGATCAGTTTGAACTGAATAAAATTTCAAAGGACAATTTGTGTAACACTTACAGTTTTAGCCTACTTGTAtactaaaatataaatgtgtgtttcctATAGTGTGAATTTGGAAATGACGCAATCTGGACTTCATAGTTGTCCATTGTAATTGAGTTTGATACCTGCCTTGCCCAAATAGGGGGAGCTGGAGAAGCAACTGCTGCAGGCCAACCCCATCCTAGAAGCCTTCGGCAATGCCAAGACGGTCAAGAACGACAACTCTTCCAGATTCGTAAGGATTGTCTAATACTTTAACGTCTGTGCCCATTCGTGGTATGCATTTCTTGACTGAGATTGTGTCCTCAAcaatattctctctctcctagGGGAAATTCATCAGAATCAACTTTGATGTCAATGGATACATCGTGGGAGCAAATATTGAGACCTGTATCCTTCACTTCTAGAACAgctactctcacacacacgtggcttttttttttttctagccaGAAACCATCCTTGACCGCTTTTGTGACAGATTTGCTGGAGAAGTCCCGTGCCATTCGCCAGGCTAAGGAAGAGAGAGCCTTCCACATCTTTTACTACATGTTGACAGGAGCTGGAGACAAAATGCGCTGTGAGCAATAAGCATCCACATGTGCAAGCTTCAGAGCTAGCGCCTGTGTTGAATGATTTGTTGTCGTGACTAGGCATGAGGCGAAATATCATAATTTCTAATTTTGCGAAATCAGACCATGACGAAATGCTTCGTGGCCCTGAGAACATACCTTGAAACTGGCCAGAAagtaattcacattttttttccaaaattggTCATGTCTGtggaatttttatttgctttactcATTTTGTCCGTTAGTCCTCAGCAGTGCGCTGACAAAAACTACACTATGAAATGATTAGTTCTGATCCCTTTTTCCTATTGATCAGTTTGTTTCCAGTTGTGACGAATATTCACTAATAGGGCTATGCCGTgggtaaatgtaattttcttgcATCGTTTGAATGTCAGTGTGCATAGACAATATTATCTACAATAATGTTATTGTCAGTATTGTAACTGATCAACATGTAAAATTCAGAGCGACATGGCACACACCCATGGTACATGAATTTTTTTGGGAATATTGGTTCAGAATAATTCTGTATCCTGACCTCCATTTCGCAGAATGTGTCATATGAATGTATTGTCTCATGCCTACTCCGGTAGAATAATGCTCCAGTGTAAGAACAATGCTGCAACAGCAGATGCACATAATCAGGCACAGTGTATTATAAAGTGATATATGGTCCTAACATGCTTGTCTTAACCACATtaacacacactctgccctgTTGACCCCCCTTCTCGACCACCCAGCGGAGCTATGCCTGGAGGCCTACAATAAATACCGCTTCCTGTCCAATGGCAATGTGACCATCCCGGGCCAGCAGGACAAGGACATTTTTGTGGAGACCATGGAAGCCATGAAAATCATGAGTATCCCAGAGGATGAGCAGATTGGTAAGGCACGCTTCCatccgcccccctcccctcctggtCTTCCTCTCAGCAAAACGTGGAGGCCACCTCCAGGCCTCCTTTCCTCCTGTTGCAAATGTGTGATGCCTTTATACTCTGGTCTCCTTCCTACCTCCCCTAGGCCTGCTGAAGGTTGTGTCTGCAGTGCTTCAGCTGGGGAACATGAGCTTTAAGAAGGAGCGGCACTCTGACCAGGCCTCCATGCCCGATGACACAGGTATCGGCAGCCATTTTGGGGTTTTGTATAGAGACCTAGATTTAGAGGTGCCTTACATAAATAACACCTCAGAATATTTTCTCCACATTTTCCAAGTAAAAGATTGATGTTCTTTCCGAAGCCCCTCCCTCTGAGAGCGCGACTCTTACCCCACCCCTGTCTCTCACGCAGCTGCCCAGAAGGTGTGCCACTTGATGGGGATGAACGTGACGGACTTCACCCGGGCCATCCTGTCCCCGAGGATCAAGGTGGGCCGCGACTACGTGCAGAAGGCGCAGACGCAGGAGCAGGCGGAGTTCGCGGTGGAGGCCCTGGCCAAGGCCACTTACGAGAGGATGTTCCGCTGGCTGGTGATGCGCATCAACAAGGCTCTGGACAAGACCAAACGCCAGGGCGCCTCCTTCATCGGCATCCTGGACATCGCTGGATTTGAAATCTTcgaggtaaaaaaaacaaaaaaacaaaacagaaatggcGAGAGCTATtggactacattacattattgtcatttagcagatgcttttatccagagcatcttacatgggttacaatttcatccatttatacagctggatatttactgaggcagttgtgggttgagtaccttgcccaagggtacagcagtagtgccctagctgggaatcaaaccggcaagcttttggttacaagccttgcttctcaccactacactacattaccaCCTTAGAGCTGAAACTACAGAGTTAAAACCAATGAGAAGAAGCTCCTCCCCTAAGTAAGTCTGTGTATCAATTTATGCTAACTGACCTCttttgtttctctcctgtgcAGCTGAACTCCTTTGAGCAGCTCTGCATCAACTACACCAACgagaaactgcagcagctgttcaACCACACCATGTTCATcctggagcaggaggagtaCCAGAGGGAGGGCATCGAATGGAGCTTCATCGACTTCGGCTTGGACCTGCAGCCCTGCATCGACCTCATCGAGAAAACGGTGAGAGtctttctgttttacattttcgCTGACTAATGACGCCACTGCCCCCCTCTCTTGGCTCAAACTCCTCTCCCTTTCtatatccccccccccttcttccaGGCTAGTCCCCCTGGCATCCTGGCCCTGCTGGATGAGGAGTGCTGGTTCCCCAAGGCCACGGATAAGTCGTTTGTGGAGAAGGTGGTGCAGGAGCTGGGTAATCACCCCAAGTTTCACAAGGCCAAGAAACTCAAAGATGATGCTGACTTCTGCGTCATCCATTATGCCGGGAAGGTAAGAGCGCCCACGTGCATAGCTTGTGCATAACACAGATGGCTGCCAGGATTAACAGATACCTGGTGGGATGGTAATAATGAAGGGTTGGGGATTAGAGGtcctttatttttacacatccgtctctgtctgtctctctcaggtggaCTACAAGGCGGGCGAGTGGCTCATGAAGAACATGGACCCCCTGAATGACAACGTGACCACGCTGCTTAACCAGTCCTCAGACAAGTTTGTGTCTGAGCTGTGGAGAGATGGTGAGAGGACATACTTGTACCTAAAAGTACTTTTGCCCTTCATTTGAATCAGAGAACCGAAAACTTATCCAAGATTAGTGATTATTCATCTTGTAGACATAAGTTTTTATCAGTGCTTTCAGTGTTCTACAGAGTAATTATgtattgaaagaaaacaaactttaaacTGTAGAGTTTTTAAACCATATGCACTAACTTAAGTGTCCATAGAGTTCGGTGGCAATATGTTCCATATTCCAAAAGGATTAAAAACCATACAGTCCAATGAAGGTGATTCTTCTCAACTTCCTTTGGCTACATTGCTATTCAACTGTGCATATTAAGCCATTGCACACAATGAAGCATTTTCTTGTCCAGGGTTGCAAGGACTCCAGTCAAATGATgtgtataaaatttaaaaaaacattcatgtgGAACACAACAGTGACCTGTGCTCTTTTGTATTTAACACTctttcttcctccatctctctgctccTTTCCACACTGTTTGTggtgtctgttttctcttttttcccctcctttcttAGAGGTACTGAGTTGTCAGAGAGCCTATTTTTATCAGCACTTTCCTATCCTCCACTCTGACTCAGGTGACCAggttctttttcattctttcacaatctcctctcttctctcctcatTTTTTCCCACTCATTCAGAGCTATTGttaatttctatttttgtaaATCTCTTGCtgcctttcctctttctcctcattttGTCCTTATGGTCTTAAGTTACTgtgtctgcatctctctctcctctacttCCTTTCCTATTTATGCCTTCTATAACCCATTGCCTTTTACAAACCCTGAGGTATTGTGATGAGAGTATTTCATGTATGAATTTCAAGggttaaattatttttcctgaatTGTTTTTCAGCAATGTTAGTGGGAggcccctctgctctctctttctcttactGTTCTCTTCCTCCCCATGTGCTAGTGTGATTTGGGCCCACCTGGTGTTGGTCAGTGGTACTGCAACGGAGGGTATACACAAACTGCATGGGTGTGAGACTGTCATGACAACACGAATGCGTTTGATCTTTATACAATCTGAAATGAACCAAGCCAATGCTAATGACCGTGCACATGGGCACATTAAAGTTCGCCCGCAGAGGTGCGCGCGCCCTGCAattttgcatctgtgtgtgtggcctgtCGATCACTCTTTCCTCTCACTGCATCGCGTTTTGTGAGTGTTCTGTGTGACACATGCCTGACTAGCATCGTTTgactcctctgtgctgtcatcccgctctccttccctccctctgccctcaAAGAGTGCGTGTGTGCTGCCATCACTGATTTGCAAAAAACCAACTGTCACTCTCTGCTCACTCTTCTTTTTACCAGGGGAGACAGATGAGTGAGAGCGTTCTGCTGTGATTTGGACTGTGTGGGTTTGCATTTCACAAGATGACTGTTGTCTAGTGATGTCTCTCACTTTCTAATGGAAATGAGACACTCCTTTCTTCCTGTAACTGCTGCCACCTCCTCCTCACTATTATTCCTgtccccccttttttctctctctctctctctctctctcagtggatCGGATTGTGGGCCTGGACCAGGTGGCTGGGATGTCGGACTCCATGCCGGGGGCCTTTAAAACTCGCAGGGGCATGTTCCGCACCGTGGGGCAGCTGTACAAGGAGTCCCTCAGCAAGCTGATGACCACGCTGAGGAACACCAACCCCAACTTTGTCCGCTGCATCATCCCCAACCACGAAAAGAAGGTCCAGATGCTTCAGCTGATTAGACTAGATGTGTATCATGTGTAGATGTCTTTGTGTGCCTCCAGAACCAAGATGGATCATAATCGCTGTGTATAACACACAAGAGCTTTTGTCATCTTGCCATGAAATCAGTCTGCTGCATACAAATGGAATGTTTGTACTGCCTGTACTTAAGAGACAAACATGATGGATATTTGAACAGAGTTATGTTGTAGTGTAAGCATTATTACATTTCTACCGCGTATGTATTTCATCACATTATGTCTGTACGATAGCGTTGAATTTAGGTATGTGAGCAGCTCAGAAGTTTAGGTTGATTACTAaacttcctccttccctccctcccctctgtcagGCGGGTAAACTGGACCCCCACCTTGTTCTGGACCAGCTGAGGTGTAATGGTGTTCTGGAGGGCATCCGTATCTGCAGGCAGGGCTTCCCTAACCGCGTCGTCTTCCAGGAGTTCCGGCAGAGGTACTGCCCATTGACCAGTCTGCATCCTCTCTGGGACgtgtgtcactgtcagtgtgCCTGAACCTccaccttttctttttccaggtACGAAATCCTCACCCCCAATGCAATTCCCAAGGGCTTCATGGATGGGAAACAGGCTTGTGTCCTCATGGTAAGTCCCTGTGCTATTAGGTTAGCCATTTCCAACAGTCACCATCCAATTTTATTCTACTTCACCTGCCCCCTAAAGGAATTAAGAGCCTCACGTTTTGAATGACAGTGATTTGTCACTAGGGAAAATGATGATGTGATTAGGTAATTGGgaatttgtggtgttttttttttttttaattgtgtaaatAGGTACTCATAACCTTATGTGTGAACATGGTGCAGTGTATTTCTAGTAacaattttgtttctgtgtcagaTCAAAGCCCTAGAGCTGGACCCCAACCTGTTTCGGATTGGGCAGAGTAAAGTGTTCTTCCGGGCTGGAGTGCTCGCTcacctggaggaggagcgggaCATGAAGATCACCGACGTCATCATCAGCTTCCAGGCCTGGTGTCGGGGCTATGTCGCCCGCAAGTAAGACCCTAACTCCCACGCCCACAAAGAATCTTATGATGCATCTCATTCTCAGCATATAACAtagaaaaatatgtacataaaatatgcttcattttgtaaaaGAGCTCTCTCTTTAGTTTGACTTAAGTCCATAACAAGCTTTTTCCTTAGACAATGTTGTCTTTTACCATACGCCACTGTTGATATTTAAGCTATATTATGCAAACACATTAAGATGACAGTTTTACTGAAAGGAGCAAGGACTACAGGTAGTGTTATCTAAAATAACACTGCAAGTCATTTCATCTCTGTGTTGCCATCCTCTCCCTCAGAGCCTTTGCCaagaggcagcagcagctgactgCCATGAAAGTGATCCAGAGGAACTGTGCTGCCTACCTCAAGCTCAGGAACTGGCAGTGGTGGAGACTCTTCACTAAGGCAAGCACAAATCAGGGAGCTCCAAGATGCATCATTTCCTGTTCTTCACTCCTGTCTTCCTGTCACTTTACTCAAAGATCTCATGTTCACCTTGGTACCTCTTATTGTCCATTACCCCAAATGCTCAGTTTTGGGAATGagcaatacagtacagtattctTTACTGTATAATCTCTACAAGAGCTGTGCTCTACGTTATTGGAATTTCCCCTTCGGTGTGTTGTGTATGGTAGTCCTCTGGGGCAGTGACAGTGATCTGTTTTTGATGGTGCTCTGTGCTGCGCGGGTTGTGAGAGCTCTGTGCCCCATCCCCCCCCTCTCAGGTGAAGCCGCTGCTGCAGGTGAccaggcaggaggaggagatgctGGCAAAGGACGAGGAGCTGACGAAGGTGAAGGAGAGGCAGCAACAGGccgagcagcagctgcaggagtaCGAGGCCAAGCAGCAGCAGGTACGGAGGGGCCGCCGTTGGACACAGCGCTGCTTTCCGGGCTGCTTTGAGGGGGGCGGGTGGCCGCTGTGAGAAGCTGCTCCGGGAGAGGTAACCCATACCccgcctctgtgtgtgtgtgtgtgtgtgtgtgtctcgcaGCTGAACGCGGAGAAGCTGGCCctccaggagcagctgcaggcggAGACGGAGCTGTGCGCGGAGGCGGAGGAGATGCGCGCCCGCCTGGCCGCCCgcaagcaggagctggaggagatccTGCACGACCTGGAGTCCcgcgtggaggaggaggaggagcgggtCACTCAGCTGCAGAACGAGAGGAAGAAGATGCAGCAGAACATCACGGTGAGGGAGCTCGGCAGCACACTCGGCCTGCCGTGGAGCTGGTCTCTACCGTCTCAGGGCTGTTTTTTTGCAGCCTCTGAGTGGTTCTGTACTGCCTTTGAGCCATTTTGTACTGTAACACTGGACCTCTctcagcaggagagaggggcaaaAGTAAGAGTACAAGAGTAAAATGCTAAACTGTGCTCAACTGCAGCACTTTGTGTGGGTATTCATGGGTATGGGTATGCTGTGTATTCCTGTATGCATATACAAAAGGAACCGTGGATGAGAAGAGTACTCTTGTACCACATAGTCTTCTAGTGTCCAAAAAAAGAGTTAAAAATTATTGGTATGTAATACCTCTCCACATGATCCTTGCAGGatctggagcagcagctggacgAGGAGGAGGCCGCCaggcagaagctgcagctggagaaggtGACCACAGAGGCCAAGCTCAAAAAAGTGGAGGAGGACGTGATGGTGCTGGAGGACCAGAACAGCAAACTCGGCAAGGTTTGTGAGTCCGTATCGCTGGCGGGTGGGGGAAACGGGCGTTGGGACGGTATCGCGCGATGGAAGAACGTGCTGTCTGGGTGTGGATCAGGGTGTTGATGAGCGTGTGGGATCGGTGTGTCTGCAGGAAAAGAAGCTGCTAGAGGACAGGATTGCTGAGTTCACCACCAACCtggctgaagaggaggagaaatcCAAGAGCCTGCAGAAACTGAAGAACAAACATGAGGCCATGATCACAGACCTGGAGGGTAGGGAGGGGATCTCTGCTTGGTCTTATCCTCACCTCTGTGTTAGCGCTTATTTCCATCTGCCGACCCCTCAcccacctctcccctctgtctccttgtcctcattttctcctcccgctcctcctcTTTTCCAGACCGTCTCCGTAAGGAGGAGAAGATGCgccaggagctggagaagaaccGGCGCAAGCTGGAGGGCGACTCCACCGAGCTGCATGACCAGATTGCCGAGCTCCAGGCCCAGATTGCCGAGCTCCGTGCCCAGCTGGCTAAGAAAGAGGAGGAACTGCAGGCAGCCCTTGCCAGGTGAGATTACCTGTCCTTAAGTATGCTTCCCTGTCTCACCTTTGCCTGTGTATGCTATTTCAGCTTTGTGCTTGTGACCAGTCTGTGCCCTTATTTAAACTACATGTACTTTGTAGTGTAGATCTACAGTACCTGTCAAgttttttggtcattgcatcattctttttgtattttatagttttgatgtctttactgtttcTCTAgaatgtggaaaatgtaaaataagaaaCCCTTCTACGAATAGGTGTGTCCAACCTTTTGACTTGTACTTCAAGACTGTATCCATTAACACGTTGCcccactctcccctcccctgtcccccaGGATTGAGGAGGAGGCAGCCCAGAAGAACCATGCCCAGAAGAAGATCCGGGAGCTGGAGGCGCAGCTGTCCGAGCTACACGAGGACCTGGAGCTGGAGCGGGCCGCACGTGCCAAGGCTGAGAAGCACCGCAGGGACCTcggggaggagctggaggccctgAAGACGGAGCTGGAGGACACGCTGGACTCCACCGCGGCCCAGCAGGAGCTCAGGTACTTGTGCGTCACTGTAGGCAttgctgtatatgtgtatgcttATCCTCATAGGAAATTACTACAAGTATGA
This genomic stretch from Megalops cyprinoides isolate fMegCyp1 chromosome 1, fMegCyp1.pri, whole genome shotgun sequence harbors:
- the myh9a gene encoding myosin-9a isoform X2, with protein sequence MSDADKFLYVDRNLVNNPLAQADWASKKLVWVPSERLGFEAGSVKEEQGDECVVELADSGKKVKVNKDDIQKMNPPKFSKVEDMAELTCLNEASVLHNLKERYYSGLIYTYSGLFCVVINPYKNLPIYSEEIVDMYKGKKRHEMPPHIYAITDTAYRSMMQDREDQSILCTGESGAGKTENTKKVIQYLAHVASSHKTKKDPGELEKQLLQANPILEAFGNAKTVKNDNSSRFGKFIRINFDVNGYIVGANIETYLLEKSRAIRQAKEERAFHIFYYMLTGAGDKMRSELCLEAYNKYRFLSNGNVTIPGQQDKDIFVETMEAMKIMSIPEDEQIGLLKVVSAVLQLGNMSFKKERHSDQASMPDDTAAQKVCHLMGMNVTDFTRAILSPRIKVGRDYVQKAQTQEQAEFAVEALAKATYERMFRWLVMRINKALDKTKRQGASFIGILDIAGFEIFELNSFEQLCINYTNEKLQQLFNHTMFILEQEEYQREGIEWSFIDFGLDLQPCIDLIEKTASPPGILALLDEECWFPKATDKSFVEKVVQELGNHPKFHKAKKLKDDADFCVIHYAGKVDYKAGEWLMKNMDPLNDNVTTLLNQSSDKFVSELWRDVDRIVGLDQVAGMSDSMPGAFKTRRGMFRTVGQLYKESLSKLMTTLRNTNPNFVRCIIPNHEKKAGKLDPHLVLDQLRCNGVLEGIRICRQGFPNRVVFQEFRQRYEILTPNAIPKGFMDGKQACVLMIKALELDPNLFRIGQSKVFFRAGVLAHLEEERDMKITDVIISFQAWCRGYVARKAFAKRQQQLTAMKVIQRNCAAYLKLRNWQWWRLFTKVKPLLQVTRQEEEMLAKDEELTKVKERQQQAEQQLQEYEAKQQQLNAEKLALQEQLQAETELCAEAEEMRARLAARKQELEEILHDLESRVEEEEERVTQLQNERKKMQQNITDLEQQLDEEEAARQKLQLEKVTTEAKLKKVEEDVMVLEDQNSKLGKEKKLLEDRIAEFTTNLAEEEEKSKSLQKLKNKHEAMITDLEDRLRKEEKMRQELEKNRRKLEGDSTELHDQIAELQAQIAELRAQLAKKEEELQAALARIEEEAAQKNHAQKKIRELEAQLSELHEDLELERAARAKAEKHRRDLGEELEALKTELEDTLDSTAAQQELRAKRETEVTQLKKTLEEEAKIHEQQVADMRQKHSQAFDELNDQLEQAKRNKASVEKAKQALESERNELTIELQTLMQGKSDSEHRRKKAEGQLQELQVKHVESERQRQELADKVTKMQSELENANSLLSQVESKSIKATKDCSAVESQLQDVQELLQEETRQKLSLSTRLRQMEDEQNSLREQLEEEEEGKKNVERQLATLQTQLADMKKKVDQEASSLESAEEVKKKLQRDLESVSQQLEEKASAYDKLDKTKTRLQQELDDMLVDQDHLRQIVQNLEKKQKKFDQMLAEEKTISSRYAEERDRAEAEAREKETRALALTRELETMTEMRDELDRANKLLRAEMEDLVSSKDDVGKSVHELEKSKRGMEQQLEEMRTQLEELEDELQATEDAKLRLEVNMQAMKAQFDRDLQARDEMGEEKRRQLLKQVREMEMELEDERKQRSVAVAARKKMELDLKDLEGQIDMANKNRDDALKQLKKLQAQMKDLMRELEDLRLSREETLNQAKENEKKIKTMEADIIQLQEELAAADRMKRQTQLERDELQDEINSQASKNSQIMDEKRRLEARIAQLEEELEEEQCNTELVNDRLKRATLQADQINTELTAERSNSQRIEGLRSQLDRQNKELKIKLQDLEGTIKSKYKANITSLEAKIAQLEEQLDIETRERQQASKLVRRTEKKMKEALLQVDDERRNTEQYKDQADKLNSRMKQLKRQLEEAEEEATRANAYRRKLQRELEDATESADAMNREVSSLRSKLRRGDLPFTMRRTTGRSGADSDEEDIKSETPEPKME